In the genome of Triticum urartu cultivar G1812 chromosome 5, Tu2.1, whole genome shotgun sequence, one region contains:
- the LOC125506312 gene encoding zinc finger protein 2-like: MEQPTGEQDELNLELTLRTPVAPGLDDGFFLCMYCDRKLRSAQALGGHQNAHKQERSVAKRQRHIAAATRVQGAQYAPPDEGSTRYGDRGGRHVLCASEKARRTEAREVATAGAGRARKRGNTSSEHGAIEHADNVDLALRL, encoded by the coding sequence ATGGAACAGCCCACCGGTGAGCAAGATGAGCTCAACCTTGAGCTCACCCTCCGCACCCCGGTCGCACCGGGCCTCGACGACGGCTTCTTCCTCTGCATGTACTGCGACCGTAAGCTCCGCAGCGCACAGGCGCTCGGCGGCCACCAGAACGCGCACAAGCAAGAGCGCAGCGTCGCCAAGCGCCAGCGGCACATCGCCGCCGCGACACGCGTACAAGGGGCGCAGTACGCCCCGCCGGACGAGGGGTCAACCCGGTACGGTGACAGAGGCGGCCGACATGTCCTGTGTGCGAGTGAGAAGGCGAGGAGGACCGAGGCGCGGGAGGTTGCTACTGCTGGTGCTGGAAGGGCGCGCAAGCGTGGCAATACCTCGTCGGAGCACGGCGCCATCGAGCACGCCGACAATGTGGACTTGGCTCTCAGGCTATGA